A genomic segment from Variovorax paradoxus B4 encodes:
- a CDS encoding Bug family tripartite tricarboxylate transporter substrate binding protein, with the protein MESLDLTRRHAVAALAGSALLAALPSRALAQQQQLPPLVKLVVGYSAGGPVDGAARLLAPALSQELGTQVIVDNRPGASGSVGGDAVARAAPDGALLFFGASPTITINPNIQRKMPFDPMKDLTPIAPLVDYTNVLVVNKDLPVHSVAELLAYAKARPGKVFYGSAGIGASNHLSGALLEKMTGVQLTHVPYKGSAPALADVMGGTVTMMFDIVATSRPFIQSGKIRALAVTSRQRNRMLPEVPTMIESGVAGYDVGGWFGLYGPARMDPALVARLNAAAHKALAREDIAHRLREQGYEVWSGGADLLAAKGQADRRLWATAAQGIEAE; encoded by the coding sequence ATGGAATCCCTCGACCTCACACGGCGCCATGCCGTGGCCGCGCTGGCAGGCAGCGCACTGCTGGCAGCGCTGCCTTCGCGCGCCCTGGCTCAGCAGCAACAGCTGCCGCCGCTCGTCAAACTGGTGGTCGGCTATTCGGCCGGCGGCCCGGTGGACGGTGCCGCGCGCCTGCTCGCGCCCGCGCTGAGCCAGGAGCTCGGCACGCAGGTCATTGTCGACAACCGCCCGGGCGCCAGCGGCTCGGTCGGCGGCGATGCGGTGGCCAGGGCCGCGCCCGACGGCGCGCTGCTCTTCTTCGGCGCGAGCCCGACCATCACCATCAATCCGAACATCCAGCGCAAGATGCCCTTCGATCCGATGAAGGACTTGACGCCCATCGCGCCGCTGGTCGACTACACCAACGTGCTCGTGGTTAACAAGGACCTGCCGGTGCACAGCGTGGCCGAGCTGCTGGCTTATGCGAAGGCGCGGCCTGGCAAGGTGTTCTACGGCTCGGCCGGCATCGGCGCGTCGAACCACCTGAGCGGCGCGCTGCTCGAGAAGATGACCGGCGTGCAGCTCACGCACGTGCCGTACAAGGGCAGCGCACCCGCATTGGCCGACGTGATGGGCGGCACCGTGACCATGATGTTCGACATCGTCGCCACCTCGCGGCCCTTCATCCAGTCGGGCAAGATCCGCGCGCTGGCCGTCACCTCGCGCCAGCGCAACCGCATGCTGCCCGAGGTGCCGACCATGATCGAGTCGGGCGTGGCCGGCTACGACGTGGGCGGCTGGTTCGGCCTCTACGGTCCCGCGCGCATGGACCCGGCGCTGGTCGCGCGCCTGAATGCCGCCGCGCACAAGGCGCTCGCGCGCGAGGACATCGCCCATCGGCTGCGCGAGCAGGGCTACGAGGTCTGGAGCGGCGGCGCGGACCTGCTCGCGGCCAAGGGCCAGGCCGACCGCAGGCTCTGGGCCACGGCGGCCCAGGGCATCGAGGCGGAATGA